TTCTTACTCTATGGAGTTTAGTGAGTACGCTGAAGTGCCTAACAATGTTGCAAAAGCAATCATTGCAGAGCGTGGTTAAACAAAAGGAAGGCATTTTTTTTCATTTTTTGAAAGAACAATGCGTCCAAATATTGCGCTAACGAGAGTTGGCGCATAAAATAGCAATTTCTGGCGCGTCTCGCTCAATAATGAACGTGGCGAATCATAACTAGGAAGGAACACGATTGTGTCTAAAGAAAAATTTGAACGTACGAAACCGCACGTAAACGTTGGTACTATCGGCCACGTTGACCACGGTAAAACAACTCTAACTGCTGCTATCTGTACTACTCTTGCAAAAGTATACGGCGGTGTTGCTAAAGATTTCGCATCTATCGATAACGCTCCAGAAGAGCGTGAGCGCGGTATCACAATCGCAACTTCTCACGTTGAGTACGACACTCCAGCACGTCACTACGCACACGTAGACTGTCCAGGACACGCGGATTATGTTAAAAACATGATCACTGGTGCTGCACAAATGGACGGCGGTATCCTAGTTGTTGCTGCGACTGACGGCCCTATGCCTCAAACTCGTGAGCACATCCTACTTGGTCGTCAAGTTGGTATCCCTTACATCATCGTATTCATGAACAAATGTGACATGGTTGATGACGAAGAGCTACTTGAGCTAGTTGAGATGGAAGTTCGTGAACTTCTTTCTGAATACGACTTCCCAGGTGATGACCTACCAGTTATCCAAGGTTCTGCACTTGGCGCACTAAACGGCGAGAAGCAGTGGGAAGACAAGATCGTTGAGCTTGCAGAAGCACTAGATTCTTACATCCCTGAGCCAGAGCGTGCAGTTGACCAACCGTTCCTACTACCAATTGAAGATGTATTCTCAATTCAAGGTCGTGGTACTGTTGTAACTGGTCGTATCGAGCGCGGTATCCTACGTGTAGGTGACGAAGTAGAAATCGTTGGTATCAAAGAGACTACTCTTACTACTTGTACTGGTGTTGAAATGTTCCGTAAACTGCTTGACGAAGGTCGTGCAGGTGAGAACGTTGGTGCACTTCTACGTGGTACTAAGCGTGATGACGTTGAACGTGGTCAAGTACTTTCTGCGAAAGGTTCTATCAACCCACACACTAAGTTTGAGTCTGAAGTATACGTACTTTCTAAAGACGAAGGCGGCCGTCACACTCCTTTCTTCAAAGGTTACCGTCCACAGTTCTACTTCCGTACAACTGACGTAACAGGCGACATCACTCTACCAGAAGGCGTAGAAATGGTAATGCCAGGTGACAACGTTCAAATGACTGTTGAGCTAATCGCTCCAATCGCAATGGACGAAGGTCTACGTTTCGCAATCCGCGAAGGTGGCCGTACAGTTGGTGCTGGTGTTGTAGCTAAAATCTTCGCTTAATAGCATTTAGATTTTTGCACACTCTTCATTAGAAGAGCACGCATCTGAAAAGGGGAGCTTCGGCTTCCCTTTTGTTTTCTCGAAAGAAATATTACCTTCCATCTATCTTCTTCCCTCTCGATACAAAACCAACTTCCAATAAATTCCGATTATTTTTCCAACACTACTTGCATACTAAAGTGTGATCTGTATAATGCATCGCACTGGCTAACGCTGGTTGTGAACCAATGAGCACTGAGGAGTAGGTCTTACCTAGTAATGTATACTCAGCTTATGTTCGCGGTTAATAAAAATAGTAAACTTTTTGTTTGCTTCAAAAGTTAACTGACAATGCGTCCTAATTTTGGATGCTACGGTTTCACATAAATCAATCGGCATTCTCTCGTTTTATCGGGCTTGAGTGGCGATATTGTTTGTGTAATTTTTAATAATTGGAGCTCTGTCTCATGCAGAACCAACGTATTCGTATCCGCCTTAAAGCGTTTGATTACAAGCTAATCGATGCTTCAACTGCGGAAATCGTTGAAACAGCAAAACGTACTGGCGCACAGGTTCGTGGTCCTATTCCACTTCCTACTCGTAAAGAGCGTTTCACTGTTCTTACCTCTCCACACGTCAACAAAGATGCACGTGATCAGTACGAAATCCGTACTCACAAGCGTTTGATCGACATCGTTGAGCCAACAGATAAAACTGTTGATGCTCTAATGCGTCTTGATCTTGCAGCTGGCGTTGATGTTCAAATCAGCCTAGGTTAAGGGAGATAAGAATAATGATTGGTCTAGTCGGACGTAAAGTGGGTATGACCCGCGTATTTACTGAAGAAGGCGTTTCTATCCCAGTAACTGTTGTTGAGGTTGAAGCGAACCGTATTTCTCAAGTTAAAACTCTTGAGACAGACGGCTACGCAGCAATCCAAGTAACTACTGGTGCTAAGAAAGCTAACCGTGTAACTAAACCTGAAGCTGGTCACTTCGCGAAAGCGGGTGTAGAAGCAGGTCGCGGTCTTTGGGAATTCCGTTTAGAAAACGGCGAAGAGTTTGAAGTTGGCGCTGAGCTAAACGTAGAACTTTTCAACGAAATTAAAAAAGTAGACGTTACTGGTACATCTAAAGGTAAAGGCTTCCAAGGCGCTATCAAGCGTTGGAACTTCTCTACTCAAGATATGACTCACGGTAACTCTTTGTCTCACCGCGCACCGGGTTCAATTGGCCAATGTCAAACTCCAGGCCGCGTGTTTAAAGGCAAGAAAATGGCAGGTCACATGGGTGCTGAGCGTGTAACGACTCAAAACCTAGAGATCGTACGTGTTGACGCTGAGCGCAATCTACTCCTTATTAAAGGTGCAGTACCGGGCTCAACAGGCGGAAACGTGATCGTAAAACCTGCTGTTAAAGCATAACGTCTAGGAGTAAGTAATGGAATTGATGGTTAAAGGTGCTGATGCACTAACTGTTTCCGAGACTACTTTCGGACGTGACTTCAACGAAGCTCTTGTACACCAAGTAGTTGTTGCATATGCAGCAGGTGCTCGTCAAGGTACTCGTGCTCAAAAGACTCGTTCTGAAGTATCTGGCGGTGGCGCTAAGCCATGGCGTCAAAAAGGTACTGGCCGCGCACGTGCTGGTACAATTCGTAGCCCAATCTGGCGTACAGGTGGTGTTACTTTTGCTGCGAAACCACAAGATCACAGCCAAAAAGTAAACAAAAAAATGTACCGCGGTGCTATGAAGAGCATTCTTTCTGAGCTAGTTCGTCAAGAGCGTTTAATCGTTGTTGATAACTTCTCTGTAGAAGCACCAAAAACAAAAGAACTTGTAGCTAAGCTTAAAGAGCTTGAGCTAAGCGACGTTCTGATTGTGACTGGCGAAGTAGATGAAAATCTATTCTTAGCTGCTCGTAACCTATACAAAGTAGATGCACGTGATGTTGCTGGTGTTGATCCAGTATCACTAATCGCTTTCGACAAGGTTCTAATGACTGCTGACGCAGTTAAGCAAGTTGAGGAGATGCTAGCATGATCACTGAAGAGCGTATCTTAAAAGTTCTACGTGCTCCGCACATCTCTGAAAAAGCAACTATGGCAGCTGAGAAAGCGAACACTATCGTTTTCAAAGTAGCTAAAGATGCAACTAAGAAAGAGATCAAAGCAGCTGTAGAAAAGCTATTTGAAGTTGAAGTTAAGTCTGTAAATACTCTTGTATTAAAGGGTAAGACCAAACGTCAAGGTATGCGTGAAGGCCGTCGTTCAGACGTGAAAAAAGCCTACGTTACTTTGAAAGAAGGTCAAGATCTTGACTTCGTTGGCGGCGCGGAATAACAGGAGTAGTAAAAATGGCTATTGTTAAATGTAAGCCGACTTCCCCTGGTCGTCGTCACGTCGTTAAAGTTGTTAACGCTGACCTACACAAGGGTAAGCCATACGCACCACTTCTAGAGAAAAACTCTAAGAACGGTGGTCGTAACAACAACGGTCGTATTACAGTACGTCACATCGGTGGTGGTCATAAGCACCATTACCGTGTAATTGACTTCAAACGTACTAAAGATGGCATCCCAGCGAAAGTTGAGCGTCTAGAATACGATCCAAACCGTAGTGCTAACATCGCTCTAGTTCTGTACGCAGACGGTGAGCGTCGTTACATCATTGCACCTAAAGGTGTTAACGCAGGCGACCAGATTCAATCTGGCGTAGATGCTGCAATCAAAGCAGGTAACACTCTGCCGATGCGCAACATCCCAGTAGGTTCTA
This region of Vibrio sp. BS-M-Sm-2 genomic DNA includes:
- the tuf gene encoding elongation factor Tu, which encodes MSKEKFERTKPHVNVGTIGHVDHGKTTLTAAICTTLAKVYGGVAKDFASIDNAPEERERGITIATSHVEYDTPARHYAHVDCPGHADYVKNMITGAAQMDGGILVVAATDGPMPQTREHILLGRQVGIPYIIVFMNKCDMVDDEELLELVEMEVRELLSEYDFPGDDLPVIQGSALGALNGEKQWEDKIVELAEALDSYIPEPERAVDQPFLLPIEDVFSIQGRGTVVTGRIERGILRVGDEVEIVGIKETTLTTCTGVEMFRKLLDEGRAGENVGALLRGTKRDDVERGQVLSAKGSINPHTKFESEVYVLSKDEGGRHTPFFKGYRPQFYFRTTDVTGDITLPEGVEMVMPGDNVQMTVELIAPIAMDEGLRFAIREGGRTVGAGVVAKIFA
- the rpsJ gene encoding 30S ribosomal protein S10; its protein translation is MQNQRIRIRLKAFDYKLIDASTAEIVETAKRTGAQVRGPIPLPTRKERFTVLTSPHVNKDARDQYEIRTHKRLIDIVEPTDKTVDALMRLDLAAGVDVQISLG
- the rplC gene encoding 50S ribosomal protein L3; this encodes MIGLVGRKVGMTRVFTEEGVSIPVTVVEVEANRISQVKTLETDGYAAIQVTTGAKKANRVTKPEAGHFAKAGVEAGRGLWEFRLENGEEFEVGAELNVELFNEIKKVDVTGTSKGKGFQGAIKRWNFSTQDMTHGNSLSHRAPGSIGQCQTPGRVFKGKKMAGHMGAERVTTQNLEIVRVDAERNLLLIKGAVPGSTGGNVIVKPAVKA
- the rplD gene encoding 50S ribosomal protein L4, whose translation is MELMVKGADALTVSETTFGRDFNEALVHQVVVAYAAGARQGTRAQKTRSEVSGGGAKPWRQKGTGRARAGTIRSPIWRTGGVTFAAKPQDHSQKVNKKMYRGAMKSILSELVRQERLIVVDNFSVEAPKTKELVAKLKELELSDVLIVTGEVDENLFLAARNLYKVDARDVAGVDPVSLIAFDKVLMTADAVKQVEEMLA
- the rplW gene encoding 50S ribosomal protein L23, with protein sequence MITEERILKVLRAPHISEKATMAAEKANTIVFKVAKDATKKEIKAAVEKLFEVEVKSVNTLVLKGKTKRQGMREGRRSDVKKAYVTLKEGQDLDFVGGAE
- the rplB gene encoding 50S ribosomal protein L2 yields the protein MAIVKCKPTSPGRRHVVKVVNADLHKGKPYAPLLEKNSKNGGRNNNGRITVRHIGGGHKHHYRVIDFKRTKDGIPAKVERLEYDPNRSANIALVLYADGERRYIIAPKGVNAGDQIQSGVDAAIKAGNTLPMRNIPVGSTVHCVELKPGKGAQLARSAGAYAQIIARDGAYVTIRLRSGEMRKVLSEGRATIGEVGNSEHMLRELGKAGASRWRGVRPTVRGVVMNPVDHPHGGGEGRTSGGRHPVSPWGVPTKGFKTRKNKRTDKYIVRRRTK